ccacggcctaaaactggtcttcaataacaataagggaagaatgcccacatatacgtggaaattgaacaatgctctactcaatgataacctggtcaaggaagaaataaagaaagaaattaaaaactttttagaatttaatgaaaatgaagatacaacatactcaaacttatgggacacaatgaaagctgtgctaagaggaaaactcatagcgctgagtgcctgcagaaagaaacaggaaagagcatatgtcagcagcttgacagcacacctaaaagctctagaacaaaaagaagcaaatacatccaggaggagtagaaggcaggaaataatcaaactcagagctgaaatcaaccaagtagaaacaaaaaggaccatagaaagaatcaacagaaccaaaagttggttctttgagaaaatcaacaagatagataaacccttagccagactaacgggaggacacagagagtgcgtccaaattaacaaaatcagaaatgaaaagggagacataactacagattcagaggaaattcaaaaaatcatcagatcttactataaaagcctatattcaacaaaatttgaaaatcttcaggaaatggacaatttcctagacagataccaggtatcgaagttaaatcaggaacagataaaccagttaaacaaccccataactcctaaggaaatagaagcagtcattaaaggtctcccaaccaaaaagagcccaggtccagacgggttcagtgcagaattctatcaaaccttcatagaagacctcataccaatattatccaaaatattccacaaaattgaaacagatggagccctaccgaataccttctacgaagccacaattactcttatacctaaaccacacaaagacacaacaaagaaagagaacttcagaccaatttcccttatgaatatcgacgcaaaaatactcaataaaattctggcaaaccggattcaagagcacatcaaaacaatcatccaccatggtcaagtaggcttcatcccaggcatgcagggatggtttaatatacggaaaaccatcaacgtgatccattatataaacaaactgaaagaacagaaccacatgatcatttcattagatgctgagaaagcatttgacaaaattcaacaccccttcatgataaaagtcctggaaagaataggaattcaaggcccatacctaaacatagtaaaagccatatacagcaaaccagttgctaacattaaactaaatggagagaaacttgaagcaatcccactaaaatcagggactagacaaggctgcccactctctccctacttattcaatatagttcttgaagttctagccagagcaatcagacaacaaaaggagatcaaggggatacagatcggaaaagaagaggtcaaaatatcactatttgcagatgacatgatagtatatttaagtgatcccaaaagttccaccagagaactactaaagctgataaacaacttcagcaaagtggctgggtataaaattaactcaaataaatcagttgccttcctctatacaaaagagaaacaagccgagaaagaaaatagggaaacgacacccttcataatagacccaaataatataaagtacctcggtgtgactttaaccaagcaagtaaaagatctgtacaataagaacttcaagacactgaggaaagatattgaagaagacctcagaagatggaaagatctcccatgctcatggattggcaggattaatatagtaaaaatggccattttaccaaaagcgatctacagattcaatgcaatccccatcaaaataccaattcaattcttcaaagagttagacagaacaatttgcaaattcatctgggataacaaataacccaggatagctaaagctatcctcaacaataaaaggacttcagggggaatcactatccctgaactcaagcagtactacagagcaatagtgataaaaactgcatggtattggtacagagacagacagatagaccaatggaatggaattgaagacccagaaatgaacccacacacctatggtcacttgatttttgacaaaggagccaaaaccatccaatggaaaaaagatagcattttcagcaaatggtgctggttcaactggagggcaacatgtagaagaatgcagatcgatccatgcttatcaccctgtacaaagcttaagtccaagtggatcaaggacctccacatcaaaccagacacactcaaactaatagaagaaaaactagggaagcatctggaacacatgggcactggaaaaaatttcctgaacaaaacaccaatggcttacgctctaagatcaagaatcgacaaatgggatctcataaaactgcaaagcttctgtaaggcaaaggacactgtggttaggacaaaacggcaaccaacagattgggaaaagatctttaccaatcctacaacagatagaggccttatatccaaaatatacaaagaactcaagaagttagaccgcagggaaacaaataaccctattaaaaaatggggttcacagctaaacaaagaattcacagctgaggaatgccgaatggctgagaaacacctaaagaaatgttcaacatctttagtcataagggaaatgcaaatcaaaacaaccctgagatttcacctcacaccagtgagaatggctaagatcaaaaactcaggtgacagcagatgctggcgaggatgtggagaaagaggaacactcctccattgttggtgggattgcagactggtaaaaccattctggaaatcagtctggagattcctcagaaaattggacattgaactgcctgaggatccagctatacctctcttgggcatatacccaaaagatgcctcaacgtataaaagagacacgtgctccactatgttcatcgcagccttatttataatagccagaaaatggaaagaacccagatgcccttcaacagaggaatggatacagaaaatgtggtacatctacacaatggaatattactcagctatcaaaaacaacgactttatgaaattcgtaggcaaattgttggaactggaaaatatcatcctgagtgagctaacccaatcacagaaagacatacatggtatgcactcattgataagtggctattagcccaaatgcttgaattaccctagatccctagaacaaacgaaactcaagacggatgatcaaaatgtgaatgcttcactccttctttaaatgaggaaaaagaatacccttggcagggaagggagaggcaaagattaaaacagagactgaaggaacacccattcagagcctgccccacatgtggcccacacatatacagccacccaattagacaagatggatgaagcaaagaagtgcagaccgacaggagccggatgtagatcgctcctgagagacacagccagaatacagcaaatacagaggcgaatgccagcagcaaaccactgaactgagaataggtcccctattgaaggaatcagagaaagaactggaagagcttgaaggggctcgagaccccaaaagtacaacaatgccaagcaaccagagcttccagggactaagccactacctaaagactatacgtggactgaccctggactctgaccccataggtagcaatgaatgtcctagtaagagcaccagtggaaggggaagccctgggtcctgctaagactgaacccccagtgaactagtctatggggggagggcagcaatggggggagggttgggaggggaacacccataaggaaggggaggggggagggggatgtttgcccggaaactgggaaagggaataacactcgaaatgtatataagaaatactcaagttaataaaatatatatatatatatatatatacatgtaaatatatagatTTCAAAGAATTTGTGTTCCTTGGATTGATAAGAATTGCCCAAGATCCACAGGCAATCTAAAAAGAATTTCAGTATCATGTAGGAGAAATCATATTTCTAGTCATTGTATAGGGGAATTCAAAATACTGTGAAAACTGTATTGTGACCATTCATCTTAAATGTCTCCAAGAACTTATGCCCTTTTAGTGAATGCACCCTACACTTCAGCTTCAGGATATAGAAGTACTAAGATGTAACTGACCAGAAGTTTCATTCCTAGGGAACATCATTCAGCTAAACTAAAGGGGTTATAAAATCTTCCAAGGGTTGCTGATtaagctccaaaaaaaaggaaaaaaaagtcttccaagagagaaaagaaaatccatgtCCGATCCAGCTTTAAAACTGCTGAAACATTACAAAGCCTAGAATGAATACACATATTCTATAGCTGTGTCAAGTATGACATTGGGATAACCAACACCTGTGTAATTGTCCTTAAGAtactcaacagaaacaaaatgtgtTTGACTGTAAATTGAATAAGAACCTTTAACTACTAATGTCTTGGAGCctaaaggaaaaccaaataatgcTACTTCTGTAAATCAGactaattccttttttttaatttacttcaaaatttttattggctattttatttatttatatttcaaacgttattcccttttccagtttcctcttggctTACCCCCATCCCATACTTCTGCTTCTTGAGTATGCTCCTCCACATATCCACCCATTCTTGCCTCACTGCCCTatcattccccaacactggggcatctagccttcacatgacaaagggcctcccttcctattgatgccagataaggtcatgcTCTGATACATATGTCACTGAaagcatgggtccctccatgtgtactctttggttaatgatttagtccctgggagctctgggaggtctggttggttgatattgttgttcttcctacttgGTTGCAAAGCTCTTTAGCCCTtcactccttcccctaactcctccattggggtccccatgctcagcccTATGGTTGTCTGTGAGTATCAGCATCTGTATTGTTCAGTCTCTAGCAGAGAATCTCATCCCTTAACTGGAGACTGTGCCTACCCTCTGGATATGGGTTCTagaggttctctctcccctttattgggtatttcaggtaatgggtcctgggagcctcgtgcattcctggcatctgtgactttctgtTAGCTTCTCCCAGGTCCCAATCACCCTTTGCTACATGCCTCTGTTCAATTTACTGACCTTCTGTACATGTCCTCTACCTGGtactccttctccttttcccctccctgtcctctcttcctCACCAGTCCCTCCAACACTACCTCcggtaattattttttttccatctaagTAGGACAGAAATATcttcactttggtcttccttcttctgcaaCTTCATATGGTCCATGTGTTATATTTTGAGTATTCCAAGCCCTTTCTCTAATGTAtgcttatcagtgagcacatattatgtgtcttcttttgtgactgtgcgtcctcattcaagatgatattttctagttccatccaatttcatgaagtctttgggttttttaagtcattgtttttaatagcttagtagtactctgtgtgtaaatgtatcagATAGTATTGCTGATTCCCAGAAGTacttcctggaaagatcaggaaatagCTGGCTCCTGAGATGCGCTggcagagcctgaaaaatacagaggcaaatacttgCAGCAAACgattggactgagcatggtgtccccaatggagaaattagagaaaagagtgcagaagctgaaggggtttggaaccccataagaagaacaacaatatcaaccaaacagacaccTAACAGCtggcagggactaaaccaccaactaaagaggacacatggagggacctatggctccagatgcatatgtagcagaggatgaccttgtcagcatcagtgggaagagaggctcctgtgaaggcttgatgccttaGTATAGAGGAGTGCCAGGGTAGACAGGCAGGAGTAGATGTGTGAGTGGAGCACCCTTATATAATCAGTGGTAGGAGGGATATGATAGGgcgtttccagaggggaaaccaaatgagaaaggggacaacatttgaaatgtaaatacctaaACTATCCATTTcttacatatattcatacaagCCAAATTGATGGAAACCATTCCTCAATTGTATGTCATATCTAAATAGGTTTGTGAGCTCATGAATGAAATTTTTTTCCACCAAAACCTATTAACTGGTGTTACTTTAGGGACTGCTACCTTGTGATATACGTACtatctttatatattacttaaaATTTTCCATGACTGAGAGTACTTTTgttaagacaaagcaaaacagatattttgaatattatctaatattttaaaagtaggaAACTTTTTacttctgaagaaaatttaaatctgGTCTAACTAAAATAACATAACACTTTGGGACAAAGATACACCCGAGCAACCCTGCACTAGAAGCCAAAATGGAAAAGACCTCCACAACTACCATAACCTTCCCTCTGgtgctgtggtagacagggaggaaggtgatccaTACACTGTAGAACACCAACATGCTGAAAGTTAGGAACTTGGCTTCATTGAATCTGTCAGGAAGGTTCCTagccaagaaagccacagtgatGCTCCCCAGAGCCAAGGAGCCCAAATATCCCAGGACAAAGTGGAAGGCAATGACTGAGCCTTTGTTGCAAATAATGATGGTCTTCCCATGTTCAGATTGTATATCTCTGTCAATAAAGGGAGGAGATATTGCCAACCAGATTCCATAGAGAACAAGTTGGATTAGGGTACAAATGGGAATGACCAAGTTAGTTGCCCCTGAGGCCAGCATCCCTCTCATCCTTCTGCCTGGAGTAGTGAGCTTAAAAGCCATGACCACAGTTACTGTTTTGGCCAACACTGCAGAAACAGCCACAGTGAAAAACACTCCAAATGTTGTCTGCTGCAGGATgcaggtggccttgttgggatgtccaatgaagagcaatgaacagagaaaacagaagatgaGAGAGATGAGCAGGATGTAGCTGAGAATACAGTTATTGGCTTTCACAATGGGAGTATCCTTGTACTTCACAAAAGTGACTAGTACTAGAATTGTGATGGCTGAGAAGAACAGCGCCATGCAGCCTAGAGCCATCCCCAGTGGATCTTCATAAGCCAGAAATGACACAGTTCTTTGTAGGCAGTAGGTCTGCTCTGAGTTGGCATATTTATCATCTGGACACCTCGCACACTGTTCCATATCTGCTGCCAAACAACAATAAAGCCTCATAAGATACCATAATCATGTAGTTAATAATTATGTATTTGTATTATTCAGAggataaatcaataaatattttggtGTTCAAAATCCATTCCACTCCTTATTTCTGTATGGAACACTGATTTAAGGTTGCCCTTAATTAACCTATGCTTTCTGATGGAACAACAAAACAGTATTTTTTCTATTATATGCAAGCATGTACCTGTCTCATTGGAAACCTCATTTTCTGGGCACTGaacacaatcaaagcagcagtCTGCTGTTTGTTTCTGATGAATTTTCCTGAATCCAGCAGTACATGTTGCACTACACATGGAGGATGGAACCTGAGGgaatatatttatgtaattatgcataatatatatatatgtgtgtgtgtgtatgtatcattAACAGATATggttatacatatacatataggatATTAACACATATGACTAAACATATTCCACTAGTAACCAACATCACTTAACAATTTTATGcttattattattttgcattGTCCTGCAATGCAATAAATATCAAAAAAATATTACTATATCATGTAATATTATTTATGTGACATTTTGGGTTGTAGCCATTCAAATTTTTCCTTCCTAAACTGATTAATTCATAAGAAATATTTATGTGACATCACTTTCTCTTgcaacaaatataaacaaaaataaaagaatactgAATTGTATGGAGAGAGAACATAGGGCTTATCAAGGAAGAGTTGTTTGATGAATACGAATAAAGCATGTTATCTAAGACCCACATAAAATTAATGAAGTTTTTctaagtttaaaagaaaaccttaaatttGCAGACATATTTCTCTTAATGAATACATCTGTATTAATTAGGCCATTAATCTGTTCACACGGAATCAAAAAATTCCATTGTTTATATGTAGTCACAAGATTTtaacatatatatttctataaatttcataaatttaactgtattattattaaatttataattGTAATCTAGGGTGAATAAGCACTTGAATGCTGTCAAACATGGCATCCAAAGGTCTTTGATCCCTATGACCAAATTGACATGAAGCTGAGAGTTATCAAATTTTGATGCTTGTGACTTAGGACAGTCTTTTGTAGGAGTATCAGATGGTCTTAACCACAGAGCTGTTACATCAGTGcctcatgttttaaatttttgatatcctgaaaaatatgaaaattgtGGTTTACACACCAATGTTCCTTCTGTGGCCCATTCCAAGTCTTCAGATGTATGAAGTTGTTGATTATGTGGGAAACAAGGAAAATAGCTtgctattttcacttttaatccaAGGCCCTCAGGAAAAttccaaatgatgaaaatgtcataCTCTGCACACTGATTTTCCCTATGGTTCATGTTCACCAGTTCTCCAACAGGGTTAGTAAATACCGTGGCTTTCAGCAAGGAAGCCACCTAAATGAGATGCAACATTAGATGATTACATACACATATCAATAAAGGGAATGCCAAATTGAGGATGTCTTCTAAAatttaatgactttcagaaaagacaatttttaaaataatcctaTGTAGCAAAATACAGTATACCTCATTGATTTATAGAAATTGACATTTTTCAATATTAACATATGCTAAAAAATGATTACCAGAGACCAAGTAACAtggtatgtatgtgagtgagtgtgtgtgtgtgcatgtgtgtttgtgtatatgtatgaggtattgcatacatgtacatgtttgtcaaaatttttgaagaaaaaggCATGTACGTGAGAATGAAGGGGAAGTCTGAGTATCTGGAAGTTGTGGAAATAAAGAATGATAGGGGATCTTTCACgtacacacaatatacatatatgaaattaacATTGACTTGATACAATACACAGTCTTAATCATTTAGGTTTTTATATATAATTGTTAATTAAATTAATAACAATTAATCACATCACAAGTACCAACACTTGAGAAATTATTCTTAAGAAAAATATTCTAGTCTAGTCATCACTTAAGGACTTTATGATAAAAACTCTTGGCTCCAATTTGAATTCACCTCTAAAATGTTGAGGCACATTTCCACAAATCACactaatattcataaaaatatattgtctTCTATGTTGTCCCTGtgagatatatagatagatatagatatagatatagatccaTGTAAAAAAAGTCATTAGGGAGTTTTGTAATGTAGAAATCTTTCCAATGAGAGAATAATCTCTAACAAATGTATATGAGTTAATCAGGGGCTATTTTAGAGATCACACTGATATATCTAAGCGTAAGTAACTTTACCTGCTGACAGTCAGTGAATAATCCTTTGGGTTCTGCCACTTTCTGAGACTCTACATTTTGAGAAATGAGTTCATGGTAGGTgtgggccacagcatacacagcattaTACAAATTATAACCTTCTTCACTCAGGACCATGTCAAATTTATGCAGTGCTAACCATTCTAATGTATTGTTGAATGTAAAATGATCCGTTTTGCTATGTCTATTCTCAGAGAttgaacaattaaaataattccaCCCTAGCATAGACTGAGAAAGGTCTATTGGGTACTTGGAAGTGTTCATTGTTTGCATAACATTCCTAAATATAGTCATCCCACTGTGGTGGTGTGCAAAAGTGACAGTCCCGTGGAAGAAATCAAGGCTGAAATCTCTTTTATTTATGATGACATCCCATTGTGAGTTCGTGACCCAGATTCTTTGTACACCTAAATATGCCCATCTTCGAAAGCTGACTTCTAGAGTAGAGTTCATTTCACCATAAATGATAACAACCTTTGCTGATGATGTCATAAGTTGTTTATCATATATCTTAGCCCTTGTGCTGTATCTCTGCATGGTTTCTGGGATCACATTCACAAAAGCCAAACAGATCCCAtgcctttgcatttcttctctcaagtctGAGAAAAACTGAATACCCTGGTCATTATCTGAGATGATCAGTCCTACCCAAGTCCATCCAAATTGAAGCATCAAGGATACCATGCCATGGGGCAAACATGTGTCTTTGATTGCTATCTGATAGATATAGGGAAACTGGTCATGGTCTATTAGGTTAGAgttaaatggtccaaagaaaaccTAAAGAATGTAGAAGAGGATGAAATATCCACATGAGAATATAATTGTTACAATATTCAaacttatatatataaatattattcaCCATAAGGATAGTAAGCTAGAAAGATCATGTATTATTCCTATTAGATTGTAGAAAATTCCTAACAAGTCTGAATATTCTAGAAAACAGTTTTGTCTGTTTGCCCATTACATAAATGATGTGGTTATttaattatatactatatatgtaatttaattctgtgtgtgtgtgtgtgtgtgtgtgtgtgtgtgtgtgtgtgtgtgtgtttgccagaGCACTCATAAATGTATGCAGTCAAGTTGTCTTGTAGGCACATGTAAATGGAAGGTAAAAGTTGTTAATTCATCCAGTGTCACACATTTTTACCTTTGGCATCATGGAATGAATTGCCAGTTTTAAGGATGTTGTCCGTGATGGCCCTATAAGATCTATGTCACAAGATAGTTCTATTCCACAGACATAATTAATAATATAcgaagttttgttttcttgtgaatATATTTCATCCAGAAGTCCCAATGTATCTTCACACATTCTACCAACAAGGTTGAATATCAAAGACATGTTGGGTAAAAGATCAGGATTCTTGTTGATCTCATCAGTAGCAAAAAACATTACCAGAAAAAACTCATATTTTGTTGCTGGTATTCTAAAACCAAACATAGTGATGATTAGGGTAGAAGTTTGAAACATAAAATTTCAATTGCAGTAAAATTTGTACTTTGAGACAtgctaaattttttaaatgtctaaatGTCTTGAAATAAGCCTTATAATTTGGAGATCGTTAGAGCTGAATACAATGTAAGAATTCATAAACATAGGGCACTCTGATATgacaaattttatatttattaaaatcaatAAGGAACTTGTTTTATCTTGGAATGCCATCCTTGAACTAGATTACATTCCTATTGAATAACAGTGCTATAAAATAATCGTGGAGTTGTCATTCCACAGATATATTTAAATCAAAAGCATGGCTTGAACCACATATGAAATAACACATTCtccttcaatttttattatttaaatgtattttatacatcaaatatttaataatatttagtaTTTTGAGAATCAAATGATGAATCAAAAAATTTTGttcaacttttatattcatatacttttataccataaaaatatcattaacatatacttaataatattaaaaattgagGAAACTATATCTAATGTGAAGTACTAAAttgttccaaaacatacaaagtatTTGTTGGTAAGTAAGCATAGtaaatgaacataaaatattaaaaaattaatcattaagaaaatattcaaaattccTTATGTGATACCACCTGACAAAGAGTAAGAGTATTCAAAATGCATTATTTAACTGTGTATATTATCTAACAATCACTTTACTTAAAAAGATTATCAGTGTTTCTATGAGAGAATTTATTTTATCAGTAAGAAGATTTTAcacatttcaaaatagaaaaaactCTTTGCAATTAACCATTAGGAAAATGGTAATTTTATGCCCAGTGAGAAAAATTATCAATAATATTTCCACGATGTTTTAAAACATGCCATTAATATTCTCAACTGCTAATTTTATCAAACAGAAAAcctattttaagatatatttcatttaaatgtattcatCCATTTCAAAATGCATGAAATGATACAATATACCACACAACCAGAATATTATCTTTTAGGCCCTCTTGCACATCAATTTAATGTTATCTTTCAGTGATTTTACTACatcaattttataaaaatagaaataaaacatagtGGATTGATCTTAACAACTCATTCTTTCTAATTCTTTGATATCCTGTAAGTTATTTCTGAGCATAGAGatcatttttccatatgaaatacGTTCATCTGCCCAAGCACAGTTGGCAGTTCATCTGTTACTATTTGCAATTACCTCTCATTAGGAATAAAAACACCAAACATGCTCTTCTGCTGAAATATGCACTTTTTAATTAAGAGTTTGGAGCtaagtttttctttctaaacCTGAAAAGTGTGTTGACACTGTTCATTCAGTTGTAATTTTAAACCTTATTATGACTTATAAAAGTGTGACTAATGAGAATTTCCACTATTTTTCCAATGACGTGTGGGATGATAGAGGTTacatcagaaatgaaattccTACTGACCTAACACAGAAGAATAATGTGAAGCAACCATCACTATCAAAGTGTTCAGTGTACTATGGCTAACAATTGGAAAACATATTCTTTAAATCTCAAAGACATGAAATTGAATAAGAGATGGGGTgaaagtcagagacagaaaagTACAGGAAATGTCCGttcatgaaagaaagaagtctCAAGCACACTGACTAGCTAAAAGCTGAGTGATTTCAGAACTCATTCCCTCATGATCTACAGTCACCAATGATAGCATCTCATTCTGAAGATATATTGAGAACAGCCAATTATCCACATGAAGTATATTTACTCTCCTGGATTTTTGCTGTTATGTTTATTCAGTAATTAATAGAAATATTGACCACCTATCTAATACCGATAATAAGCCTAAACCGTGACTGGGCATTTGTATAATTAGACCAAAAGATTATTCTGATACCATAAAATAAAACCTGGTACACATTATCCACATTCAGTGTCAACTTCAGAATGGC
This is a stretch of genomic DNA from Rattus norvegicus strain BN/NHsdMcwi chromosome 14, GRCr8, whole genome shotgun sequence. It encodes these proteins:
- the Vom2r72 gene encoding vomeronasal 2 receptor, 72 precursor, encoding MKKLCAFPITFLILKFSLIYFHLTEPSCFWRIKNSEETDGDLRSDCGFVLLAFEEPIEENYYNELINFRIPATKYEFFLVMFFATDEINKNPDLLPNMSLIFNLVGRMCEDTLGLLDEIYSQENKTSYIINYVCGIELSCDIDLIGPSRTTSLKLAIHSMMPKVFFGPFNSNLIDHDQFPYIYQIAIKDTCLPHGMVSLMLQFGWTWVGLIISDNDQGIQFFSDLREEMQRHGICLAFVNVIPETMQRYSTRAKIYDKQLMTSSAKVVIIYGEMNSTLEVSFRRWAYLGVQRIWVTNSQWDVIINKRDFSLDFFHGTVTFAHHHSGMTIFRNVMQTMNTSKYPIDLSQSMLGWNYFNCSISENRHSKTDHFTFNNTLEWLALHKFDMVLSEEGYNLYNAVYAVAHTYHELISQNVESQKVAEPKGLFTDCQQVASLLKATVFTNPVGELVNMNHRENQCAEYDIFIIWNFPEGLGLKVKIASYFPCFPHNQQLHTSEDLEWATEGTLVPSSMCSATCTAGFRKIHQKQTADCCFDCVQCPENEVSNETADMEQCARCPDDKYANSEQTYCLQRTVSFLAYEDPLGMALGCMALFFSAITILVLVTFVKYKDTPIVKANNCILSYILLISLIFCFLCSLLFIGHPNKATCILQQTTFGVFFTVAVSAVLAKTVTVVMAFKLTTPGRRMRGMLASGATNLVIPICTLIQLVLYGIWLAISPPFIDRDIQSEHGKTIIICNKGSVIAFHFVLGYLGSLALGSITVAFLARNLPDRFNEAKFLTFSMLVFYSVWITFLPVYHSTRGKVMVVVEVFSILASSAGLLGCIFVPKCYVILVRPDLNFLQK
- the Vom2r72 gene encoding vomeronasal 2 receptor, 72 isoform X3 — its product is MKKLCAFPITFLILKFSLIYFHLTEPSCFWRIKNSEETDGDLRSDCGFVLLAFEEPIEENYYNELINFRIPATKYEFFLVMFFATDEINKNPDLLPNMSLIFNLVGRMCEDTLGLLDEIYSQENKTSYIINYVCGIELSCDIDLIGPSRTTSLKLAIHSMMPKVFFGPFNSNLIDHDQFPYIYQIAIKDTCLPHGMVSLMLQFGWTWVGLIISDNDQGIQFFSDLREEMQRHGICLAFVNVIPETMQRYSTRAKIYDKQLMTSSAKVVIIYGEMNSTLEVSFRRWAYLGVQRIWVTNSQWDVIINKRDFSLDFFHGTVTFAHHHSGMTIFRNVMQTMNTSKYPIDLSQSMLGWNYFNCSISENRHSKTDHFTFNNTLEWLALHKFDMVLSEEGYNLYNAVYAVAHTYHELISQNVESQKVAEPKGLFTDCQQVASLLKATVFTNPVGELVNMNHRENQCAEYDIFIIWNFPEGLGLKVKIASYFPCFPHNQQLHTSEDLEWATEGTLVPSSMCSATCTAGFRKIHQKQTADCCFDCVQCPENEVSNETDMEQCARCPDDKYANSEQTYCLQRTVSFLAYEDPLGMALGCMALFFSAITILVLVTFVKYKDTPIVKANNCILSYILLISLIFCFLCSLLFIGHPNKATCILQQTTFGVFFTVAVSAVLAKTVTVVMAFKLTTPGRRMRGMLASGATNLVIPICTLIQLVLYGIWLAISPPFIDRDIQSEHGKTIIICNKGSVIAFHFVLGYLGSLALGSITVAFLARNLPDRFNEAKFLTFSMLVFYSVWITFLPVYHSTRGKVMVVVEVFSILASSAGLLGCIFVPKCYVILVRPDLNFLQK
- the Vom2r72 gene encoding vomeronasal 2 receptor, 72 isoform X1, coding for MKKLCAFPITFLILKFSLIYFHLTEPSCFWRIKNSEETDGDLRSDCGFVLLAFEEPIEENYYNELINFIGFRIPATKYEFFLVMFFATDEINKNPDLLPNMSLIFNLVGRMCEDTLGLLDEIYSQENKTSYIINYVCGIELSCDIDLIGPSRTTSLKLAIHSMMPKVFFGPFNSNLIDHDQFPYIYQIAIKDTCLPHGMVSLMLQFGWTWVGLIISDNDQGIQFFSDLREEMQRHGICLAFVNVIPETMQRYSTRAKIYDKQLMTSSAKVVIIYGEMNSTLEVSFRRWAYLGVQRIWVTNSQWDVIINKRDFSLDFFHGTVTFAHHHSGMTIFRNVMQTMNTSKYPIDLSQSMLGWNYFNCSISENRHSKTDHFTFNNTLEWLALHKFDMVLSEEGYNLYNAVYAVAHTYHELISQNVESQKVAEPKGLFTDCQQVASLLKATVFTNPVGELVNMNHRENQCAEYDIFIIWNFPEGLGLKVKIASYFPCFPHNQQLHTSEDLEWATEGTLVPSSMCSATCTAGFRKIHQKQTADCCFDCVQCPENEVSNETADMEQCARCPDDKYANSEQTYCLQRTVSFLAYEDPLGMALGCMALFFSAITILVLVTFVKYKDTPIVKANNCILSYILLISLIFCFLCSLLFIGHPNKATCILQQTTFGVFFTVAVSAVLAKTVTVVMAFKLTTPGRRMRGMLASGATNLVIPICTLIQLVLYGIWLAISPPFIDRDIQSEHGKTIIICNKGSVIAFHFVLGYLGSLALGSITVAFLARNLPDRFNEAKFLTFSMLVFYSVWITFLPVYHSTRGKVMVVVEVFSILASSAGLLGCIFVPKCYVILVRPDLNFLQK